The Chiroxiphia lanceolata isolate bChiLan1 chromosome 12, bChiLan1.pri, whole genome shotgun sequence genome window below encodes:
- the EDC3 gene encoding enhancer of mRNA-decapping protein 3, which translates to MATDWLGSIVSINCGESLGVYQGRVSAVDQVSQTISLTRPFHNGVKCLVPEVTFRAGDITELKILEIPGPGDSRKCGDLQQMETGIPGVGCQVGPSQNGTGKVLKKPISSSAPQNIPRRTDMKNQDIIISPQQQCSKSYMDRHLEALTQSKGFRRRHNSWSSSSRHPNQVTPKKSGLKNGQMKSKDDECFGDDIDEIPDTDFDFEGNLALFDKAAVFEEIETYERRSGTRSRGTPSEKPARYRHDENILESEPIVYRRIVVPQNANKEFCTDSGLVVPSVSYELHKKLLSVAEKHGLTLERRLEMTGVCASQMALSLLGGPNRLNPKNVHQRPTVALLCGPHVKGAQGISCGRHLSNHDVHVILFLPNFVKMLESITNELNLFSKTQGQQVSSVKDLPDTPVDLVINCLDCHENAFLRDQPWYKAVVDWANQNRAPVLSIDPPISEMELGIDAKWSLALGLPLPLGERAGRVYLCDIGIPQKVFQEVGINYHSPFGCKFVIPLHST; encoded by the exons ATGGCTACAGACTGGCTTGGGAGCATTGTGTCAATTAACTGTGGAGAAAGCTTGGGAGTCTACCAAGGAAGAGTGTCGGCTGTGGATCAGGTCAGCCAGACCATTTCCCTGACACGGCCCTTCCATAACGGGGTCAAATGCCTCGTGCCAGAAGTCACCTTCAG GGCAGGTGACATTACTGAGCTGAAGATTCTGGAGATCCCAGGGCCAGGGGACAGCAGAAAATGTGGGGATCTGCAGCAGATGGAAACAGGCATCCCTGGGGTTGGGTGCCAGGTGGGGCCCAGTCAGAACGGCACCGGGAAAGTGTTAAAGAAGCCCATCTCCAGCAGTGCTCCACAGAATATCCCGAGGAGAACAGACATGAAGAATCAGGATATTATCATCtctccacagcagcagtgctccAAGAGCTACATGGATCGACACCTGGAAGCACTGACCCAATCCAAAGGCTTCCGTCGCAGGCACAATTCCT GGTCATCCAGTAGCCGTCATCCGAACCAAGTGACTCCGAAGAAGAGCGGCCTGAAGAACGGGCAGATGAAGAGCAAGGACGACGAGTGCTTTGGGGACGACATCGACGAAATCCCAGACACTGATTTTGATTTCGAAGGGAACCTGGCCCTTTTTGACAAGGCAGCTGTGTTTGAAGAGATTGAAACTTATGAGAGGAGGAGTGGCACCCGTTCCCGGGGCACCCCCAGCGAGAAACCAGCTCGCTATCGGCACGACGAGAACATCTTGGAATCGGAGCCCATAGTCTACAGAAGGATTGTGGTACCTCAGAACGCTAACAAAGAATTCTGCACGG ACTCTGGGCTGGTGGTTCCAAGTGTGTCCTATGAGCTCCACAAAAAGCTGCTCTCGGTGGCAGAGAAGCACGGGCTGACTCTGGAGCGGAGGCTGGAGATGACAGGAGTGTGTGCCAGCCAGATGGCCCTAAGTCTCCTCGGGGGACCCAACAG GCTGAACCCCAAGAACGTGCACCAGCGGCCCACGGTAGCGCTGCTGTGCGGCCCCCACGTGAAGGGGGCTCAGGGGATCAGCTGCGGGCGGCACCTCTCCAACCACGACGTCCACGtcatccttttcctccccaACTTTGTCAAGATGCTGGAATCCATCACCAACGAGCTGAACCTTTTCAGCAAGACGCAAGGCCAGCAGGTGTCCAGCGTCAAAG ACCTCCCAGATACCCCCGTTGACCTAGTGATCAACTGCCTGGATTGTCACGAAAATGCCTTTTTGAGAGATCAGCCTTGGTACAAAGCAGTTGTGGACTGGGCCAACCAAAACCGGGCCCCCGTCCTCAGCATAGACCCCCCGATCAGCGAGATGGAGCTGGGCATCGACGCCAAGTGGTCGCTGGCCCTGggcctgcccctgcccctgggcGAGCGCGCGGGCCGCGTGTACCTCTGTGACATTGGCATTCCCCAGAAGGTCTTTCAGGAAGTGGGAATAAACTACCACTCGCCCTTCGGCTGCAAATTCGTCATCCCCCTGCACTCCACTTAG
- the LOC116792918 gene encoding cytochrome P450 1A4-like isoform X1 — protein sequence MMKAAMLPVGSQGAISATEVLLVAAVFCLVFLLLQSLQQHIPKGLKSPPGPRGYPILGNVLELQKDTHLALTKLSQKYGDVMEIRIGMWPVLVLSGLETIKQALVKQGEDFKGRPDLHSFQYISNGQSLAFSPDSGEVWKARRKLAQNALKTFSIAPSPTSSSTCLLEEHVSKEAEYLVTKFLQLMEEEKSFDLNQYLVVSVANVICAMCFGKRYEHNDQELLSLVNLGNEFGDVAGAGHPADFIPLLRYLPSRTMELFKDINRRFNAFVQKIVQEHYTSFDKEHIRDITDSLIEHCQEKSVGEDTHVQLSNEKIIHIVNDLFGAGFDTVSTALSWSLMYVALYPNIQKRIQEELDQTIGRERRPRLSDRGTLPYTEAFILEMFRHSSFLPFTIPHSTTKATVLNGYYIPKNTCVFINQWQVNHDENLWKEPSAFNPERFLNPAGTEINRTESEKVLSFGLGKRRCIGETIGRWEIFLFLTTLLQQLEFSLRPGEEVDITPQYGLTMKYKKCECFQIKQRFPMKSSP from the exons ATGATGAAGGCTGCGATGTTGCCGGTGGGGAGCCAAGGTGCCATCTCAGCCACCGAGGTGCTTCTCGTGGCTGCTGTCTTCTGCCTGGTCTTCCTGCTCCTGCaatccctccagcagcacataCCCAAGGGGCTGAAGAGCCCACCGGGACCCAGGGGCTATCCCATCCTCGGGaatgtgctggagctgcagaaggaCACGCACCTGGCCCTGACCAAGCTGAGCCAGAAGTACGGGGACGTGATGGAGATCAGGATTGGCATGTGGCCCGTGCTGGTGCTGAGTGGGCTGGAGACCATCAAGCAAGCCCTGGTGAAGCAAGGAGAGGACTTCAAGGGGCGCCCCGACCTCCACAGCTTCCAGTACATTTCGAATGGGCAGAGCCTGGCCTTCAGCCCCGACTCTGGGGAGGTGTGGAAAGCCCGCAGAAAGCTGGCCCAGAATGCCCTGAAGACCTTCTCCATTGCCCCCAGCCCCACGTCCTCCTCCACCTGCCTGCTGGAGGAGCACGTCTCCAAGGAGGCTGAGTACCTGGTCACCAAGTTCCTGCAGctgatggaggaggagaagagctTTGACCTTAACCAGTACCTGGTGGTCTCGGTGGCCAACGTCATCTGTGCCATGTGCTTTGGCAAGCGCTACGAGCACAATgaccaggagctgctcagcttgGTGAACCTAGGCAATGAATTTGGGGATGTGGCTGGTGCTGGCCACCCTGCTGACTTCATCCCCCTGCTCCGGTACCTTCCCAGCCGCACCATGGAGCTCTTTAAGGACATCAACAGGCGATTCAACGCCTTTGTGCAAAAAATTGTGCAGGAGCATTACACCAGCTTTGATAAG GAGCACATCCGGGACATCACGGACTCGCTGATTGAGCACTGCCAGGAGAAGAGTGTTGGGGAGGACACCCATGTTCAGCTCTCCAATGAGAAGATAATCCACATTGTCAATGATCTCTTTGGGGCAG GCTTTGACACTGTGTCAACTGCCTTATCCTGGAGCCTCATGTATGTTGCCTTGTACCCCAACATCCAGAAGAGGATCCAGGAAGAACTAG ACCAGACCATCGGCCGGGAGAGGAGACCGCGGCTGTCGGATCGGGGCACGCTGCCCTACACAGAGGCCTTTATCCTGGAGATGTTCAGGCACtcttccttcctgcccttcaCCATCCCACACAG CACAACAAAAGCGACGGTGCTGAACGGCTACTACATCCCAAAGAACACCTGTGTGTTTATCAACCAGTGGCAAGTGAATCATGATGA GAACCTTTGGAAGGAACCCTCAGCCTTCAACCCTGAGCGGTTCCTCAACCCTGCGGGGACCGAGATAAACAGGACAGAGAGTGAAAAGGTGTTGTCTTTTGGCCTGGGGAAGAGGCGGTGCATCGGGGAGACCATCGGCCGCTGGGAGATCTTCCTCTTCCTGAccaccctgctgcagcagctggagttcAGCCTCCGCCCCGGGGAGGAGGTGGACATCACCCCTCAGTACGGACTGACCATGAAGTACAAGAAGTGCGAATGCTTCCAGATCAAGCAGCGTTTTCCCATGAAAAGCTCTCCATAA
- the LOC116792918 gene encoding cytochrome P450 1A4-like isoform X2, with protein sequence MWPVLVLSGLETIKQALVKQGEDFKGRPDLHSFQYISNGQSLAFSPDSGEVWKARRKLAQNALKTFSIAPSPTSSSTCLLEEHVSKEAEYLVTKFLQLMEEEKSFDLNQYLVVSVANVICAMCFGKRYEHNDQELLSLVNLGNEFGDVAGAGHPADFIPLLRYLPSRTMELFKDINRRFNAFVQKIVQEHYTSFDKEHIRDITDSLIEHCQEKSVGEDTHVQLSNEKIIHIVNDLFGAGFDTVSTALSWSLMYVALYPNIQKRIQEELDQTIGRERRPRLSDRGTLPYTEAFILEMFRHSSFLPFTIPHSTTKATVLNGYYIPKNTCVFINQWQVNHDENLWKEPSAFNPERFLNPAGTEINRTESEKVLSFGLGKRRCIGETIGRWEIFLFLTTLLQQLEFSLRPGEEVDITPQYGLTMKYKKCECFQIKQRFPMKSSP encoded by the exons ATGTGGCCCGTGCTGGTGCTGAGTGGGCTGGAGACCATCAAGCAAGCCCTGGTGAAGCAAGGAGAGGACTTCAAGGGGCGCCCCGACCTCCACAGCTTCCAGTACATTTCGAATGGGCAGAGCCTGGCCTTCAGCCCCGACTCTGGGGAGGTGTGGAAAGCCCGCAGAAAGCTGGCCCAGAATGCCCTGAAGACCTTCTCCATTGCCCCCAGCCCCACGTCCTCCTCCACCTGCCTGCTGGAGGAGCACGTCTCCAAGGAGGCTGAGTACCTGGTCACCAAGTTCCTGCAGctgatggaggaggagaagagctTTGACCTTAACCAGTACCTGGTGGTCTCGGTGGCCAACGTCATCTGTGCCATGTGCTTTGGCAAGCGCTACGAGCACAATgaccaggagctgctcagcttgGTGAACCTAGGCAATGAATTTGGGGATGTGGCTGGTGCTGGCCACCCTGCTGACTTCATCCCCCTGCTCCGGTACCTTCCCAGCCGCACCATGGAGCTCTTTAAGGACATCAACAGGCGATTCAACGCCTTTGTGCAAAAAATTGTGCAGGAGCATTACACCAGCTTTGATAAG GAGCACATCCGGGACATCACGGACTCGCTGATTGAGCACTGCCAGGAGAAGAGTGTTGGGGAGGACACCCATGTTCAGCTCTCCAATGAGAAGATAATCCACATTGTCAATGATCTCTTTGGGGCAG GCTTTGACACTGTGTCAACTGCCTTATCCTGGAGCCTCATGTATGTTGCCTTGTACCCCAACATCCAGAAGAGGATCCAGGAAGAACTAG ACCAGACCATCGGCCGGGAGAGGAGACCGCGGCTGTCGGATCGGGGCACGCTGCCCTACACAGAGGCCTTTATCCTGGAGATGTTCAGGCACtcttccttcctgcccttcaCCATCCCACACAG CACAACAAAAGCGACGGTGCTGAACGGCTACTACATCCCAAAGAACACCTGTGTGTTTATCAACCAGTGGCAAGTGAATCATGATGA GAACCTTTGGAAGGAACCCTCAGCCTTCAACCCTGAGCGGTTCCTCAACCCTGCGGGGACCGAGATAAACAGGACAGAGAGTGAAAAGGTGTTGTCTTTTGGCCTGGGGAAGAGGCGGTGCATCGGGGAGACCATCGGCCGCTGGGAGATCTTCCTCTTCCTGAccaccctgctgcagcagctggagttcAGCCTCCGCCCCGGGGAGGAGGTGGACATCACCCCTCAGTACGGACTGACCATGAAGTACAAGAAGTGCGAATGCTTCCAGATCAAGCAGCGTTTTCCCATGAAAAGCTCTCCATAA